One segment of Danaus plexippus chromosome 18 unlocalized genomic scaffold, MEX_DaPlex mxdp_35, whole genome shotgun sequence DNA contains the following:
- the LOC116773134 gene encoding uncharacterized protein LOC116773134 translates to MSDDFKTSPCLNQRSAMESITPTGEAKKQDINQAHEVFRNNITAVEVIVKQIKNKNAKQYTSSEEKNIDGLHEEIEKLKTELSSAKRSLEVTKKCFSSVMFELGKQLETANQRELKRQTKNIVLQLEEEKMKTLLECKTNLVCKMSKEMLYMKRIAKLLGKSVGCIASASDHIHSRSEYEEFENDLLKRTNCAANTTDDPITYNTTTSS, encoded by the coding sequence ATGTCTGACGATTTTAAAACGTCACCTTGCTTAAACCAAAGGTCTGCAATGGAATCAATAACACCTACAGGTGAAGCAAAGAAACAGGATATAAATCAAGCACACGAAGTCTTCAGGAATAATATAACTGCAGTAGAAGTTATTGtgaaacagattaaaaataaaaacgctaAACAATATACGTCCTCCgaggaaaaaaatatcgatgGCCTCCACGaggaaatagaaaaattgAAAACGGAATTGAGTTCGGCGAAGAGATCCTTGGAGgtcacaaaaaaatgtttctcgTCCGTTATGTTTGAACTGGGAAAACAATTAGAAACTGCGAATCAGCGCGAGTTGAAAAGACAAACAAAGAATATAGTTCTTCAACTGGAGGAAGAAAAGATGAAGACGTTATTGGAATGTAAAACAAACCTTGTTTGTAAAATGTCCAAAGAAATGTTGTATATGAAACGGATAGCCAAGCTGTTGGGTAAAAGCGTCGGGTGTATTGCCTCTGCGTCAGACCATATTCATTCACGTTCAGAATACGAGGAATTTGAGAATGATTTATTGAAACGAACGAATTGCGCGGCGAATACCACAGACGATCCAATCACATACAATACTACGACGTCTAGTTAA